A portion of the Desmodus rotundus isolate HL8 chromosome 8, HLdesRot8A.1, whole genome shotgun sequence genome contains these proteins:
- the CTHRC1 gene encoding collagen triple helix repeat-containing protein 1 isoform X2, with translation MRLQAWASASVGRLLGLLLLLLLQLWAPSSASETSKYNGMCLQGPAGVPGRDGSPGANGIPGTPGIPGRDGFKGEKGECLRETFEESWTPNYKQCSWNSLNYGIDLGKIAECTFTKMRSNSALRVLFSGSLRLKCRSACCQRWYFTFNGAECSGPLPIEAIIYLDQGSPELNSTINIHRTSSVEGLCEGIGAGLVDVAIWVGTCSDYPKGDASTGWNSVSRIIIEELPK, from the exons ATGCGCCTCCAGGCCTGGGCCAGCGCCTCCGTAGGGCGACTCCTGggcctcctgctgctcctgctgctgcagctgtgGGCGCCGTCGAGCGCCTCCGAGACCTCCAAG TATAATGGAATGTGCTTACAAGGGCCTGCCGGAGTGCCTGGTCGAGATGGGAGCCCTGGGGCCAATGGCATTCCTGGTACCCCTGGCATCCCAGGTCGGGATGGattcaaaggagaaaagggggagtGCCTGAGGGAAACCTTTGAGGAGTCCTGGACACCTAACTACAAGCAGTGTTCCTGGAATTCGCTGAATTATGGCATAGATCTTGGGAAAATCGCG GAGTGCACCTTCACGAAGATGCGCTCGAACAGCGCGCTGCGGGTTTTGTTCAGCGGCTCCCTGCGGCTGAAGTGCCGAAGTGCGTGCTGTCAGCGCTGGTATTTCACATTCAACGGAGCTGAATGTTCGGGGCCTCTTCCCATTGAAGCCATAATTTATCTGGACCAAGGAAGCCCCGAACTAAATTCAACAATTAACATCCACCGCACTTCTTCTG TGGAAGGACTTTGTGAAGGCATCGGAGCCGGGCTAGTGGATGTCGCTATCTGGGTTGGCACCTGTTCAGATTACCCCAAAGGAGACGCCTCTACGGGATGGAATTCCGTGTCTCGCATCATCATTGAAGAATTACCAAAATAA
- the CTHRC1 gene encoding collagen triple helix repeat-containing protein 1 isoform X1, which yields MRLQAWASASVGRLLGLLLLLLLQLWAPSSASETSKVKQKALLRQREVVDLYNGMCLQGPAGVPGRDGSPGANGIPGTPGIPGRDGFKGEKGECLRETFEESWTPNYKQCSWNSLNYGIDLGKIAECTFTKMRSNSALRVLFSGSLRLKCRSACCQRWYFTFNGAECSGPLPIEAIIYLDQGSPELNSTINIHRTSSVEGLCEGIGAGLVDVAIWVGTCSDYPKGDASTGWNSVSRIIIEELPK from the exons ATGCGCCTCCAGGCCTGGGCCAGCGCCTCCGTAGGGCGACTCCTGggcctcctgctgctcctgctgctgcagctgtgGGCGCCGTCGAGCGCCTCCGAGACCTCCAAGGTGAAGCAAAAGGCGCTGCTCCGGCAGAGGGAGGTGGTGGATCTG TATAATGGAATGTGCTTACAAGGGCCTGCCGGAGTGCCTGGTCGAGATGGGAGCCCTGGGGCCAATGGCATTCCTGGTACCCCTGGCATCCCAGGTCGGGATGGattcaaaggagaaaagggggagtGCCTGAGGGAAACCTTTGAGGAGTCCTGGACACCTAACTACAAGCAGTGTTCCTGGAATTCGCTGAATTATGGCATAGATCTTGGGAAAATCGCG GAGTGCACCTTCACGAAGATGCGCTCGAACAGCGCGCTGCGGGTTTTGTTCAGCGGCTCCCTGCGGCTGAAGTGCCGAAGTGCGTGCTGTCAGCGCTGGTATTTCACATTCAACGGAGCTGAATGTTCGGGGCCTCTTCCCATTGAAGCCATAATTTATCTGGACCAAGGAAGCCCCGAACTAAATTCAACAATTAACATCCACCGCACTTCTTCTG TGGAAGGACTTTGTGAAGGCATCGGAGCCGGGCTAGTGGATGTCGCTATCTGGGTTGGCACCTGTTCAGATTACCCCAAAGGAGACGCCTCTACGGGATGGAATTCCGTGTCTCGCATCATCATTGAAGAATTACCAAAATAA